The Planococcus donghaensis genome contains a region encoding:
- a CDS encoding protein adenylyltransferase SelO — MNKKEQTHIGWQLDNSYSRLPEIFYSTFSVNPVPAPKLVLFNKALAAQLGLNPTQLTSEEGIAILAGNAVPVGSTPLAQAYAGHQFGNFTMLGDGRALLLGEQLTPAGKRVDIQLKGSGRTAYSRGGDGRAALRPMLREYLISEAMHGLGIPTTRSLAVVETGEMVRRETPLPGAIMTRIADSHLRVGTFQYAARFAEKEELKTLADYTIERHFPHILNGENRYLTFFREVIQRQAALIAKWQLVGFVHGVMNTDNMAISGETIDYGPCAFMNSFDPKTVFSSIDTQGRYAYGNQPMIAGWNLARFGESLLPLLHDTPEEAVSIAQAELSKYIGLFEHNWLAGMRQKLGIFNSEEEDSALVEELLNLMHQYEADYTNTFRALTFNKLEESELVNANEFKAWHSSWQARLDRQDETLEQSHQLMRDNNPAIIPRNHRVEEALEAAEFRGDYSVLHKLLAVLANPYAHSSEQEAYTEPPEPMSGPYQTFCGT, encoded by the coding sequence ATGAATAAAAAAGAACAAACTCATATTGGATGGCAGCTCGATAATAGTTATTCACGCCTGCCTGAAATTTTTTATAGCACGTTTTCAGTTAACCCTGTACCGGCTCCGAAACTGGTTCTGTTCAATAAGGCTTTGGCCGCTCAACTCGGCTTAAACCCCACTCAATTAACGAGTGAAGAAGGCATTGCCATTCTTGCAGGAAATGCCGTTCCCGTTGGGAGTACCCCACTTGCTCAAGCTTATGCGGGACATCAATTTGGCAATTTCACCATGCTTGGTGATGGTCGCGCATTATTGCTTGGTGAGCAACTAACCCCTGCTGGCAAGCGCGTCGATATTCAGTTAAAAGGTTCTGGGAGAACAGCTTATTCGAGAGGTGGCGATGGTCGTGCTGCGCTAAGACCGATGCTCCGCGAATACTTGATCAGTGAAGCTATGCATGGGCTTGGTATTCCGACAACACGCAGTTTAGCTGTAGTTGAAACCGGTGAAATGGTGCGTCGGGAGACTCCACTACCAGGTGCCATTATGACACGTATTGCCGATAGTCACTTGCGCGTAGGCACGTTTCAATACGCCGCTCGTTTTGCTGAAAAAGAAGAGTTAAAAACACTGGCAGATTACACCATAGAACGACATTTCCCACATATTCTAAACGGCGAAAATCGCTATTTGACTTTTTTCCGTGAAGTGATTCAGCGTCAAGCTGCATTGATTGCTAAATGGCAATTGGTTGGTTTTGTTCATGGCGTAATGAATACCGACAACATGGCCATTAGCGGCGAAACGATTGACTATGGTCCTTGCGCATTTATGAACAGTTTTGATCCAAAGACCGTTTTCAGTTCAATTGATACCCAAGGTCGTTATGCATACGGCAATCAACCAATGATTGCTGGTTGGAATTTAGCGCGATTCGGTGAAAGTCTCTTACCGCTACTTCACGACACACCTGAAGAAGCTGTTAGTATCGCTCAAGCTGAGCTAAGTAAATACATTGGATTATTTGAGCACAATTGGCTTGCTGGCATGCGTCAGAAACTGGGTATTTTTAATTCAGAAGAGGAAGATTCAGCGTTAGTAGAGGAATTGCTAAATCTAATGCACCAGTATGAGGCCGACTATACGAATACATTCCGTGCGTTAACATTTAACAAGCTAGAAGAAAGCGAGTTAGTTAACGCAAACGAGTTTAAAGCTTGGCACAGCTCTTGGCAAGCACGTCTCGACCGGCAAGACGAGACCTTAGAACAAAGTCACCAATTAATGCGAGACAATAACCCGGCAATAATTCCTCGTAACCACCGAGTTGAAGAGGCATTAGAAGCTGCTGAATTCAGAGGAGACTATAGCGTGCTGCATAAGCTACTTGCCGTATTAGCTAACCCGTATGCTCATTCATCTGAACAAGAG
- a CDS encoding type 1 glutamine amidotransferase family protein, whose protein sequence is MSNEKVLFVLLDEYADWEAASLAAALNEEPEGQGQQFDVKTVSLTKDPIKSIGGFTVLPDYDIRDVPEDFAGLILIGGNSWRKEESKQVMELVNKAIEKEVVVGAICDATVFLGRNGLFNTIPHTSNYLESLKKVAGENYNNESGYLEQQAVRSGKIITANGSAFLEFGKEVLEALNSAPQKEIDEWYVFLNRAIMSL, encoded by the coding sequence GTGAGTAATGAAAAAGTTCTTTTTGTATTGCTAGATGAGTATGCAGATTGGGAAGCGGCTTCATTGGCAGCTGCCTTAAACGAAGAACCTGAAGGTCAAGGACAACAATTTGACGTGAAGACCGTTTCGTTGACGAAAGATCCCATTAAATCTATTGGCGGTTTCACGGTACTCCCAGATTACGATATAAGGGATGTGCCAGAAGATTTTGCAGGGTTAATCTTAATTGGCGGAAATTCATGGAGAAAAGAAGAAAGCAAGCAAGTCATGGAATTGGTAAACAAAGCCATTGAGAAAGAAGTCGTGGTAGGGGCAATTTGTGATGCGACCGTGTTTTTAGGTAGAAATGGTTTATTTAACACCATTCCACATACTAGCAACTATTTAGAAAGCTTGAAAAAAGTGGCAGGAGAAAACTATAACAACGAAAGTGGCTATCTAGAACAGCAGGCGGTACGCAGCGGAAAAATAATTACGGCAAACGGCTCTGCATTTTTAGAGTTTGGAAAAGAAGTACTTGAGGCATTAAATTCTGCGCCTCAAAAGGAAATTGATGAATGGTACGTTTTTTTAAACAGGGCTATTATGAGTTTATGA
- a CDS encoding NADH-dependent flavin oxidoreductase encodes MTITTQYIFEPFTFTSGVTVKNRILMAPMTTSSSDANGDVTDEELLYYKRRAESGLGAVITACAHVEPLGIGFPGPFGADSDERVESLRRLATTIQEAGSKAILQLYHAGRMSNEKLLNGEQPVSASAVPALRPNAETPREMSHEEIERTVKAFGEATRRAIQAGFDGVEIHGANTYLVQQFFSPHSNTRTDQWGGDVYKRMAFPLAVIESIQEAVAEHADKPFVVGYRISPEEREEPGITMDDTLKFLTAIADQGIDYVHVSVGRFFGGSIREEDNRSRVEIIQQHIGKRVPVIGVGGLQTLSDVKEALEVTPLVSLGHALIMDPDWLSKVQKSRDEEIHQAIYLSKKEQLDIPENLWNMVTNAPGWFRVEE; translated from the coding sequence ATGACGATAACAACACAATATATATTTGAACCATTTACTTTCACATCTGGAGTAACTGTCAAAAACCGTATTTTGATGGCACCAATGACGACTTCCTCTTCAGATGCAAATGGAGACGTTACAGATGAAGAATTGCTGTATTACAAGCGACGCGCTGAGAGTGGTCTTGGGGCAGTTATTACAGCCTGCGCACATGTTGAACCGCTAGGCATCGGCTTTCCGGGACCTTTTGGTGCAGATAGTGACGAAAGAGTTGAAAGTCTGAGGCGATTGGCAACCACCATTCAAGAAGCAGGGTCTAAAGCGATTCTTCAACTTTACCATGCTGGACGTATGTCGAATGAGAAACTATTAAATGGTGAACAGCCGGTTTCGGCAAGTGCTGTTCCAGCGCTGCGTCCCAATGCAGAAACACCACGTGAAATGAGCCATGAAGAAATTGAAAGAACGGTAAAAGCATTTGGAGAAGCAACAAGACGTGCCATTCAGGCTGGTTTTGATGGAGTGGAAATTCACGGAGCTAATACGTATTTAGTTCAGCAATTTTTCTCTCCACATTCCAATACTCGTACCGATCAATGGGGCGGCGATGTCTACAAACGCATGGCATTTCCTCTCGCTGTGATTGAGTCGATTCAAGAAGCGGTAGCAGAACACGCCGATAAACCGTTTGTTGTGGGTTATCGCATTAGTCCAGAAGAGCGGGAAGAGCCGGGAATCACAATGGATGATACGCTAAAGTTTTTGACTGCCATTGCGGACCAAGGGATCGATTATGTCCATGTCTCTGTCGGTCGATTTTTTGGTGGATCTATTCGCGAAGAAGATAACCGGTCACGTGTAGAAATCATTCAACAACATATTGGCAAACGCGTTCCCGTCATCGGCGTAGGTGGATTGCAGACCTTAAGTGATGTGAAAGAAGCGTTAGAAGTTACGCCGTTAGTATCACTTGGTCACGCGTTAATTATGGATCCGGACTGGCTTTCAAAAGTTCAAAAAAGCCGTGATGAAGAAATACATCAAGCCATTTATTTAAGTAAAAAAGAACAGCTGGATATTCCTGAAAATCTTTGGAATATGGTAACTAATGCACCAGGCTGGTTTCGAGTGGAAGAGTAA
- a CDS encoding DMT family transporter, whose translation MNAKAFSLALFSVLIWGSSFAAIRIGLQGGYDAGQNVLIRFLIASSLFLVYALGPRTKFRLPQKSDIVRILILGWIGISIYHIFVTFGMETISAGTAGMLVGAGPIFTALIATFILKERLTRLGWIGLAIGFIGISIIAFGSTGTSLTLTNGALLVLIAAFASAIFFVFQKSLLTRYTAIELTAYFTWAGTIPFLIFSPGLLNAMQSATLEAHLATLYVGIFPAAIAYVTWATALSLANASSVSSLIYLEPAVAIIVAWVWLHELPTPLSLIGGIIAITGVMLVNIMGKRRTIFSRKSAASSI comes from the coding sequence TTGAACGCAAAAGCTTTTTCATTAGCCTTATTTTCAGTTTTAATATGGGGTTCTTCTTTCGCAGCAATTCGAATTGGGCTGCAAGGCGGATATGACGCAGGGCAAAATGTACTGATTCGTTTCTTAATCGCTTCTTCTCTTTTTTTAGTATATGCATTGGGGCCCCGAACAAAATTTCGTCTTCCTCAAAAAAGCGATATCGTCCGCATTTTGATACTCGGATGGATCGGGATTAGTATCTATCATATTTTTGTGACGTTTGGAATGGAAACCATTTCTGCTGGAACGGCTGGTATGCTTGTGGGGGCTGGGCCGATTTTCACGGCATTAATTGCGACTTTTATTTTGAAAGAACGTTTGACTCGCTTAGGTTGGATTGGGCTTGCTATTGGTTTTATCGGCATATCGATTATTGCATTTGGTTCTACCGGTACATCTCTAACTTTGACAAATGGAGCTTTACTCGTATTAATCGCTGCTTTTGCATCGGCTATATTCTTCGTGTTTCAAAAGTCGCTGTTAACTCGTTATACAGCCATCGAATTGACTGCTTACTTTACTTGGGCTGGTACGATTCCATTTCTCATCTTTTCGCCTGGTCTTTTAAATGCTATGCAAAGTGCTACGTTAGAAGCTCATTTGGCCACCCTCTATGTCGGCATTTTCCCTGCTGCGATTGCCTATGTGACGTGGGCAACTGCGTTATCACTTGCTAACGCTAGCTCTGTTTCAAGTCTCATTTACTTAGAACCCGCAGTGGCAATTATTGTTGCTTGGGTGTGGTTGCATGAATTGCCGACTCCACTGTCACTTATTGGCGGCATTATTGCTATCACCGGCGTTATGCTTGTCAACATAATGGGAAAAAGACGTACTATATTTTCAAGAAAATCAGCAGCGTCTTCTATTTAA
- a CDS encoding oxidoreductase translates to MLTGKTAIITGGNSGLGFETAKGLITKGATVILAVRNIEKGHSARKELQKLYTSARIIVMPLDLASLDSIRSFVEQVKTSFDTLDLLINNAGIMAPPFGKTADGFELQFGSNHLGHFALTALLLPLLEKTPNSRIVTVSSRAHSRGAIDFDNLDGAKSYHAKKFYNQSKLANLYFALELDKRLKEHDFQTISIACHPGVSATNILKLGNREIPAIFKKIANLFLQPPHMGALATIYAATEPGLTGGEYVGPLGQFQRKGYPAIGTPHIKATNSELSCRLWELSEKLTHTSFDFNP, encoded by the coding sequence TTGCTTACAGGAAAAACAGCGATTATAACAGGTGGCAATAGCGGGCTTGGTTTCGAAACGGCGAAAGGACTTATCACAAAAGGTGCAACAGTCATTCTCGCTGTACGGAATATCGAAAAAGGGCATTCCGCACGTAAAGAATTACAGAAACTGTACACCTCAGCCCGAATCATTGTCATGCCCCTCGACCTGGCAAGTCTAGATAGTATACGGTCATTCGTAGAACAGGTGAAGACATCATTTGATACACTCGACTTATTGATTAATAATGCAGGCATTATGGCACCGCCTTTTGGAAAAACTGCAGATGGTTTTGAATTGCAGTTTGGCAGCAATCATCTTGGCCATTTTGCGCTAACTGCGTTACTTTTACCTTTGCTCGAAAAAACTCCTAACTCCCGAATTGTAACTGTCAGTAGCCGTGCCCATAGCCGGGGAGCCATTGACTTTGATAATCTAGACGGCGCGAAAAGCTATCATGCCAAAAAGTTTTATAATCAAAGCAAACTAGCCAATTTGTATTTTGCGCTTGAGTTGGATAAACGTTTAAAAGAACATGATTTCCAAACGATTAGTATCGCCTGTCACCCTGGAGTTTCTGCTACCAACATTTTAAAACTTGGCAATCGAGAAATTCCAGCGATTTTCAAAAAAATCGCTAATTTGTTTCTGCAGCCCCCCCATATGGGTGCCTTGGCCACTATTTATGCTGCGACCGAACCCGGTTTAACAGGTGGCGAATACGTTGGGCCACTTGGACAATTCCAACGAAAAGGTTATCCCGCTATTGGAACTCCGCATATTAAAGCAACAAACTCTGAACTCTCTTGCAGGCTATGGGAACTATCCGAAAAACTAACCCACACTTCTTTTGATTTTAACCCTTGA
- a CDS encoding ABC transporter ATP-binding protein: MEISINELTKTFKDRLAVDHLSLTIRQGEFFALLGENGAGKTTTIKLLSCLLKPTSGDAIMLGDSISRNPQAVKEKLNISPQETAIARNLTVKENLEFIAKIYGSDKETAEQKANSLMEKLGITDRAQSKGRTLSGGLERRVSIAMALISEPQILFLDEPTVGLDVRARLDLWEMLLELKGHITIILTTHYLEEVEALADRIGIMHKGKLCALGTLDELKRQTRQNKLQDVFLQLTAEVEK, encoded by the coding sequence ATGGAGATCTCGATTAATGAGTTGACTAAAACTTTTAAAGATCGGCTAGCCGTAGATCATCTATCGCTAACAATTAGGCAAGGTGAGTTTTTTGCGCTTTTGGGGGAAAATGGAGCTGGAAAAACCACCACCATTAAATTACTCAGTTGTTTATTGAAACCAACAAGTGGTGATGCGATTATGCTAGGTGATAGCATTTCGAGAAATCCGCAAGCAGTCAAAGAAAAGTTGAATATTTCTCCGCAAGAAACAGCAATTGCACGTAACTTAACTGTCAAAGAAAATTTGGAGTTTATTGCTAAAATATATGGCAGTGATAAAGAAACAGCAGAACAAAAAGCAAATAGCCTAATGGAGAAGTTAGGAATTACGGACCGGGCACAAAGTAAAGGCAGAACTTTATCTGGAGGATTAGAACGTCGAGTGAGTATTGCTATGGCCCTAATCTCAGAGCCGCAAATTCTTTTTCTAGACGAACCAACAGTAGGACTGGATGTTCGCGCGAGATTGGATTTATGGGAAATGCTACTGGAGTTAAAAGGGCACATTACGATTATTTTAACAACACATTACTTAGAGGAAGTCGAAGCACTGGCGGACCGTATCGGTATTATGCATAAAGGGAAATTATGTGCCCTTGGAACACTAGATGAATTAAAGAGACAAACAAGGCAGAACAAATTGCAAGATGTCTTTTTGCAATTGACGGCGGAGGTCGAAAAATGA
- a CDS encoding ABC transporter permease, translated as MKKAWVFAERNRKEILRDPMTLLFGIILPLIMLWLFSLMADNMPFDLFQLDQLAPAIIVFSFSFISLFSGMLIGRDKSSSFLMRIFASPLTATEYLLGYALPLVPVALIQICACYITALLLGMPMTFSAIPAFGVVAVISFLYIGFGLLFGTFFTDRQVGALFAIFVNLTSWLSGTWFELDLIGGSFQKIAYYLPFAHAVEASRAAFAGDYAAVLVPMIWVVTYTVALFGITVWGFRKKMRG; from the coding sequence ATGAAGAAAGCATGGGTGTTTGCAGAACGCAATCGCAAAGAAATTTTACGCGATCCAATGACTTTACTTTTCGGTATAATCTTGCCATTGATCATGCTTTGGCTATTTTCATTGATGGCTGATAATATGCCTTTTGACCTTTTTCAGCTGGATCAGCTAGCACCTGCTATTATTGTTTTTAGCTTTTCGTTTATTTCCTTGTTTAGTGGCATGCTCATTGGGAGAGATAAAAGTAGCTCGTTTTTAATGAGAATTTTCGCATCACCACTGACTGCGACTGAATATTTACTCGGCTATGCTTTACCACTAGTGCCAGTCGCGCTAATTCAAATATGTGCCTGCTATATTACCGCACTTTTGTTAGGGATGCCTATGACGTTTTCTGCGATTCCTGCATTCGGTGTAGTAGCAGTCATTTCGTTTCTGTATATTGGGTTTGGGCTATTATTTGGTACTTTTTTTACCGATCGACAAGTGGGAGCCTTGTTTGCGATTTTCGTCAATCTCACATCATGGTTGAGTGGAACTTGGTTTGAATTGGATTTAATCGGAGGGAGCTTTCAAAAAATTGCTTATTACCTTCCATTTGCCCATGCGGTAGAGGCTTCAAGAGCTGCTTTTGCTGGTGATTATGCTGCTGTTTTAGTCCCCATGATTTGGGTGGTGACGTATACAGTCGCATTATTTGGAATTACTGTATGGGGGTTTAGAAAGAAGATGCGTGGATAA
- a CDS encoding NUDIX hydrolase codes for MGYVEELRNIVGHRPLILVGAVVVLVDPNGRLLLEERKFPEGLWGLPGGLMELGESTEDTAKREVLEETGISVEELKLINVYSGPSQFVVAKNGDEYYVVTTAYYSDMYSGELTVDQEESISFKFFSPEELPDRLVGSHRRVIKEFLKHYYSSVLAK; via the coding sequence GTGGGCTATGTAGAAGAATTACGAAATATTGTGGGGCACAGGCCGCTTATATTAGTAGGTGCAGTTGTCGTCCTTGTTGACCCAAATGGGCGTTTATTGCTTGAGGAAAGGAAGTTCCCAGAAGGTTTGTGGGGACTTCCTGGGGGCTTGATGGAACTAGGCGAATCTACAGAAGATACAGCAAAACGAGAGGTTTTGGAGGAAACTGGAATTAGTGTAGAAGAGTTAAAGTTGATTAATGTGTACTCAGGGCCCAGTCAGTTTGTAGTCGCTAAAAATGGGGATGAATATTACGTCGTAACAACTGCATACTATTCGGATATGTATAGTGGTGAGTTAACGGTCGATCAAGAAGAATCTATTAGTTTTAAATTCTTTTCTCCAGAAGAGTTGCCTGACAGACTGGTTGGCAGTCACAGAAGAGTAATTAAAGAATTTCTTAAACATTACTATTCGTCAGTATTAGCCAAATAA
- a CDS encoding oxidoreductase has protein sequence MKQLTGKTAIITGANSGIGLEAAKVFVDCGAHIVMAVRNIEKGQQARDSILQHNREARVSVMKLDLADLASVRLFVENFQKQYDSLDLLVNNAGVLAPPYSKTTDGFELQFGSNHLGHFALTGLLLPLLKKTPHSRVVSLSSLAHKGARIDFDNLDGSKGYKAMKFYGQSKLANLLFAQELDTRFKEHNIQTLSIACHPGISATNIFKLGNRDAPQFLKSLMHNILQPPALGALPAVYAATDSELKGGEYIGPDGRGRRKGYPALDTPHASARDKAVSLKLWDVSEKLTGVEYNFT, from the coding sequence TTGAAACAATTAACTGGAAAGACTGCGATCATTACAGGCGCTAACAGTGGCATTGGCTTAGAAGCCGCTAAAGTCTTTGTCGATTGTGGTGCACACATCGTGATGGCTGTCCGTAATATAGAAAAAGGTCAACAGGCACGGGACTCGATTCTCCAACACAACCGAGAAGCCCGTGTATCTGTGATGAAACTGGATTTAGCAGATCTTGCAAGTGTTCGTTTATTTGTAGAAAATTTTCAAAAGCAATATGACTCTCTTGACCTACTAGTCAATAATGCCGGCGTTTTGGCACCGCCTTATTCTAAAACGACGGATGGATTTGAACTCCAATTTGGTAGTAACCATCTCGGGCATTTTGCTTTGACAGGGTTACTGCTGCCTTTACTGAAAAAAACACCCCATTCGCGGGTTGTGTCTCTTAGCAGCCTTGCTCATAAAGGGGCTCGCATTGACTTTGATAATCTTGACGGTTCCAAAGGTTATAAAGCGATGAAGTTTTACGGGCAAAGCAAGCTCGCCAATCTATTATTTGCACAAGAATTGGATACACGCTTTAAAGAGCACAATATACAAACTTTGAGTATTGCTTGTCATCCCGGGATTTCTGCGACCAATATTTTTAAGCTAGGTAACCGAGATGCACCTCAATTTTTAAAATCACTCATGCACAACATTTTACAACCGCCTGCATTAGGTGCTTTACCTGCTGTTTATGCTGCAACCGACTCCGAACTTAAAGGCGGAGAGTATATCGGACCCGATGGTAGAGGGCGACGTAAAGGTTATCCAGCACTTGATACGCCTCATGCATCTGCCCGTGATAAAGCCGTTTCGCTAAAACTATGGGATGTTTCAGAAAAACTTACTGGTGTAGAATATAATTTCACTTAA
- a CDS encoding phosphatase PAP2 family protein, translated as MDKNEKLAGLAFLLLLGGLGLASLFIVLFAELAEEVMDQEVSLFDDFIINGIQAISSTTMDTIMFVFTEMGSVWFLTLSSIIILLVLGVKMKDKWGVLFFIIAVGGGSLLTLLLKNLYLRDRPSINEEIDAIGYSFPSGHSMGSLIFYGFVIYLVIRTHQRPWIQWTVVTVLSLLIITIGTSRIYLGAHFPSDVLAGYIAGLIWLMLNLIALEWIQWHSKSPVPAVHALRQLLGPLYKKLLTKVPFFSK; from the coding sequence ATGGACAAAAATGAAAAACTAGCAGGACTGGCTTTTTTGTTATTACTTGGCGGCTTAGGCCTTGCTTCACTGTTTATTGTGTTGTTTGCAGAACTAGCAGAGGAAGTCATGGACCAAGAAGTAAGTTTATTCGATGATTTTATTATCAATGGGATACAAGCAATTTCAAGTACGACTATGGATACGATTATGTTCGTTTTTACTGAAATGGGCTCTGTCTGGTTTTTAACCTTATCATCCATCATCATTTTACTTGTGTTAGGAGTAAAAATGAAAGATAAATGGGGCGTATTGTTTTTTATTATCGCCGTAGGGGGAGGCTCTCTTTTAACCTTATTGTTGAAGAATTTGTACCTCCGAGACCGGCCGAGTATTAACGAGGAAATTGATGCAATCGGTTATAGTTTTCCTAGCGGTCACTCAATGGGCTCGTTGATTTTTTATGGCTTTGTGATATACCTCGTTATTCGAACACACCAACGACCGTGGATTCAATGGACAGTGGTTACTGTATTGAGTTTACTTATTATTACAATTGGCACAAGTCGAATTTATTTGGGTGCTCATTTTCCAAGCGATGTATTGGCAGGATATATAGCGGGTCTGATTTGGTTAATGCTTAACCTTATTGCATTAGAATGGATTCAATGGCACAGCAAAAGCCCGGTGCCAGCCGTTCATGCACTTCGTCAATTGCTCGGGCCTTTGTACAAAAAACTTCTTACGAAAGTACCTTTTTTCTCTAAATAA
- a CDS encoding TlpA family protein disulfide reductase: protein MKVWVKISLLLALLFVVGGCAPTEKNATKLAPSFELVDLEDNQQNLADYAGQKVYVKFWASWCSICLSGMEELNTLAGEENDFAVLTIVSPSSNAEKSSESFTKWFEGFPNAENITVLLDEGGTFFDEYGVIGYPTSVYIGSDGTLVKSQTGHVSNDVIKNTFEEIQ, encoded by the coding sequence ATGAAAGTGTGGGTAAAAATCAGTTTACTGCTAGCTTTATTATTCGTAGTGGGTGGATGCGCTCCAACTGAAAAAAATGCTACAAAGCTTGCGCCGTCTTTTGAGTTAGTGGATTTAGAAGACAATCAGCAAAATCTTGCTGATTATGCTGGACAGAAAGTGTATGTGAAGTTCTGGGCTTCTTGGTGTTCAATTTGTTTAAGTGGCATGGAGGAATTGAATACGTTAGCTGGTGAAGAAAACGATTTTGCTGTGTTGACAATCGTATCACCTAGCTCGAATGCTGAAAAAAGCAGTGAATCATTTACAAAATGGTTTGAAGGCTTTCCAAACGCAGAAAATATTACGGTGTTGTTAGATGAAGGTGGTACTTTTTTTGATGAGTATGGCGTTATCGGCTATCCCACATCCGTTTATATCGGTTCTGACGGGACATTAGTTAAAAGTCAGACGGGCCACGTTAGCAACGACGTCATAAAAAATACATTTGAAGAAATTCAATAA